From the genome of Nitrosopumilus sp., one region includes:
- the uvrA gene encoding excinuclease ABC subunit UvrA has protein sequence MVENKLKIRGARHHNLKNLDIDIPKNKLVVISGLSGSGKSTLAFDTIYAEGQRRYVESLSSYARQFLEMMDKPDVDSIEGLSPAIAIQQKTTSKNPRSTVGTTTEIYDYMRLLFARIGIPYCTNCGRKVSTQSVGRICDSALKDFSGKKILILAPIVQRKKGTYEKLFEQIKKDGYSRIRLNGEILSLDNEIPPLDRQKWHNIEIVVDRITTEKSERSRLFEAIQTAIKASKGDVVIATDDVEKIFSQNNSCPYCGLTVGELEPRSFSFNSPFGLCKTCNGLGVKMEFDADLVVPDKTKSILDGAIVPWSGRFSAFRRQALRAVGKKFGFDLMTPFDKIDSKHLQIILHGTDDLIDFEYRSKSGDSSWKSTNVFEGVLVNLQRTFMETDSESKRDWLKQFMRDTPCNTCNGKKLKPESLAVKINEKGIMDVCDLSIDHCYDFFSTLKLTENEQYIAKDILKEIKERLEFLMNVGLNYLTLNRLSSTLSGGESQRIRLATQIGSNLTGVLYVLDEPTIGLHQRDNTRLIKTLNKLRNLGNTVIVVEHDEEVIRNSDWMIDLGPGAGVHGGNVVFEGTVNQILKRNKSVTGNYLKDHSLITLKDKIRNRSGSLVITKASENNLKDIDVEIPLGLFVSVTGVSGSGKSTLINDILLQSLENHFYKSNIRPGSHNDVTGLENIDKVIAIDQSPIGRTPRSNPATYIGAFTPIRELYANTALSKERGYAPGQFSFNVANGRCFACDGDGVKQIEMQFLSDVYVKCDECKGKRYNTETLSVLYKGKNISDILGMTVYEALNFFENIPSIKRKLQTVYDVGLGYIKLGQSSTTLSGGEAQRVKLASELSKRGTGKTLYILDEPTTGLHFADVQKLLEVLNRLVNLGNTVVVIEHNMDVIKNSDWLIDLGPEGGDEGGQIVAIGTPAEVARAPGSYTGKYLKKLMKK, from the coding sequence ATGGTAGAAAATAAGCTAAAGATTCGCGGTGCAAGACATCATAATCTGAAAAATCTTGATATTGACATTCCAAAAAACAAGCTAGTCGTAATTAGCGGATTGTCCGGATCTGGAAAGTCAACATTGGCTTTTGATACAATCTATGCTGAGGGCCAGAGAAGGTACGTTGAATCACTCTCATCGTACGCCCGTCAATTTTTAGAAATGATGGACAAGCCAGATGTTGATTCCATTGAGGGCCTTTCACCTGCAATCGCCATTCAGCAAAAAACCACCAGCAAGAACCCCCGCTCCACTGTTGGAACTACAACTGAAATTTATGACTATATGAGATTATTATTTGCCCGAATCGGAATTCCTTACTGTACAAATTGTGGTCGCAAGGTTTCAACGCAGTCTGTAGGGAGAATTTGTGATTCTGCACTCAAGGATTTTTCAGGAAAAAAAATTCTAATCTTAGCTCCGATCGTTCAGAGAAAAAAAGGCACATATGAAAAATTATTTGAGCAAATCAAAAAGGATGGCTACTCTAGAATTCGTCTAAATGGGGAGATCCTGAGCCTGGATAATGAAATTCCTCCTCTGGACAGGCAAAAATGGCACAATATCGAGATTGTGGTGGATCGAATTACTACTGAAAAATCCGAAAGATCTCGACTCTTTGAGGCAATTCAAACTGCAATCAAAGCGTCAAAGGGTGATGTGGTGATTGCAACTGACGATGTGGAAAAGATTTTCTCACAAAACAACTCCTGCCCTTATTGCGGACTGACAGTGGGAGAATTGGAGCCAAGATCTTTTTCATTTAACTCCCCATTTGGTCTGTGTAAAACCTGCAATGGTTTGGGTGTAAAGATGGAGTTTGATGCTGATTTAGTAGTGCCTGATAAAACAAAATCTATTTTGGATGGGGCAATTGTTCCCTGGAGTGGGAGATTTTCTGCATTTAGACGTCAGGCATTAAGGGCAGTTGGAAAAAAGTTTGGTTTTGATTTGATGACGCCTTTTGATAAAATAGACTCAAAACATCTTCAAATCATTTTGCATGGAACAGACGATCTAATTGATTTTGAATATAGATCAAAATCTGGAGACTCTTCTTGGAAATCAACTAATGTGTTTGAAGGAGTTTTGGTGAACCTGCAAAGAACCTTTATGGAAACTGATTCGGAATCCAAGAGGGATTGGTTAAAGCAATTCATGAGAGACACTCCTTGCAATACGTGCAACGGTAAAAAATTAAAACCCGAATCTCTTGCGGTAAAAATTAACGAAAAGGGAATAATGGACGTATGTGATCTGTCAATTGATCATTGCTATGATTTTTTCTCCACGTTGAAATTGACCGAAAATGAACAGTACATTGCAAAAGATATTTTAAAAGAGATTAAAGAACGTCTTGAATTTTTAATGAACGTTGGATTGAATTATCTTACGTTAAACAGGCTAAGTTCCACACTGTCTGGCGGCGAATCGCAAAGAATTAGATTGGCGACTCAGATTGGCTCTAATTTGACTGGGGTTCTGTATGTGCTTGATGAGCCCACCATTGGATTACATCAACGCGATAATACCAGACTAATTAAAACGCTAAACAAGCTGCGAAATCTGGGAAATACGGTCATAGTTGTAGAGCATGATGAAGAAGTTATACGAAATTCAGACTGGATGATAGACTTGGGTCCTGGTGCTGGAGTGCATGGTGGAAATGTGGTTTTTGAAGGAACTGTGAATCAAATTCTTAAAAGAAACAAGTCTGTAACTGGTAATTATCTAAAGGATCATTCATTGATCACTTTGAAAGATAAAATACGTAACCGTTCTGGTTCACTGGTTATAACAAAAGCATCTGAAAACAACCTAAAAGATATCGATGTTGAAATTCCATTGGGTCTTTTTGTATCCGTTACTGGGGTTTCTGGTTCTGGAAAGTCTACTCTTATCAATGACATTTTACTTCAATCTTTGGAAAATCACTTTTACAAGTCAAACATTAGACCTGGAAGTCACAATGATGTCACCGGTTTAGAAAACATTGACAAAGTCATTGCAATTGATCAATCACCCATTGGTAGAACTCCACGTTCAAATCCTGCCACTTACATTGGCGCCTTTACTCCGATTAGAGAATTGTATGCAAACACTGCATTATCTAAAGAGAGGGGATATGCTCCGGGACAGTTTTCGTTTAATGTCGCCAATGGCAGATGTTTTGCATGTGATGGCGACGGAGTTAAGCAAATTGAGATGCAGTTTCTATCTGATGTATATGTCAAATGTGACGAATGCAAAGGAAAAAGATACAACACTGAAACTTTGTCCGTGCTGTACAAGGGGAAAAACATTTCCGATATTTTGGGAATGACTGTTTATGAGGCGTTAAACTTTTTTGAGAATATTCCTTCAATTAAGCGAAAATTACAGACAGTCTATGACGTTGGACTGGGTTACATCAAGTTGGGACAATCATCAACCACACTGTCTGGCGGTGAGGCTCAAAGGGTAAAGCTTGCATCCGAACTGTCCAAGCGTGGAACCGGAAAGACCCTTTACATTCTAGATGAGCCCACGACGGGCTTGCATTTTGCAGATGTTCAGAAACTGCTTGAAGTTCTTAATCGTTTGGTAAATCTGGGAAATACTGTGGTGGTAATTGAACATAACATGGATGTGATTAAAAATTCAGACTGGCTAATTGATCTTGGACCTGAGGGCGGTGATGAGGGTGGCCAAATTGTTGCCATTGGAACGCCTGCTGAGGTTGCAAGGGCTCCTGGAAGTTATACCGGAAAATATTTGAAGAAATTAATGAAAAAATGA
- the uvrB gene encoding excinuclease ABC subunit UvrB, whose product MEQISKFELASDYVPTGDQPKAIDALIEGVKKGSVQTLLGVTGSGKTFSVANVIARTGKNTLVISHNKTLAAQLYSELKQFFPKNNVGYFVSYYDYYQPESYLPQTDTYIEKDTQINEKIEKLRLEATAMLLSGEPTIIVSTVSCIYSLGNPQDWKDSAIPVGVGEEIKRDEIIRKLIDARYERNDTEVAPGNFRVKGDTIDITPAYSEDIVRISMFGDEIEKIALLDHVSLKEKKQISQMVVFPAKHYLIAKDVSKKAVTSIRAELKNHLPKLNELEKQRLEMRTNYDLEMIEELGYCSGIENYSRHFDGRKAGDKAFCLMDFFGDDYLLVIDESHVTLPQLHGMYKGDYSRKDKLVTYGFRLPSAYDNRPLKFEEFEGYIRNTVFVSATPSEYEKKISSKIVEQLVRPTGLLDPQIEIRPTKDQMDDLIGEIHKRSANSERVLVTTLTKRMAEDLAEYLSKKQVRVRYMHSEIEGLQRTEIIRQLRLGEFDVLVGINFLREGLDIPEVSLVAILDADKEGFLRNFTSLIQTCGRAARNVNGTVIMYADQTTKSMKNTINETKRRREKQIQYNKENGIIPRTIIKSVPQQEIALDDSKLKSTHDLRTDIIDLDAQMKKYSEELDFERAIECRDKIKRIEKEIEFKNGRK is encoded by the coding sequence TTGGAACAGATATCTAAATTTGAATTGGCTTCTGATTACGTCCCGACTGGTGATCAACCCAAAGCTATTGATGCTTTGATTGAAGGTGTGAAGAAGGGCTCAGTCCAAACGTTGCTTGGAGTCACTGGAAGCGGCAAGACATTCTCCGTGGCAAACGTCATTGCAAGAACTGGAAAGAACACCCTTGTAATTTCACATAACAAAACTCTTGCGGCTCAACTCTATTCGGAACTAAAACAATTCTTCCCAAAAAATAACGTTGGATACTTTGTATCATACTATGATTATTATCAACCTGAAAGCTATCTTCCTCAGACAGATACGTATATTGAAAAAGACACTCAAATTAATGAAAAAATTGAAAAATTAAGGCTGGAGGCGACTGCAATGCTCCTTTCTGGCGAACCCACTATCATCGTATCCACCGTATCGTGCATCTATTCGCTTGGAAATCCTCAAGACTGGAAAGATTCGGCAATCCCTGTTGGTGTCGGAGAGGAGATCAAGCGGGATGAAATAATTCGAAAGTTGATTGACGCAAGATATGAGCGAAACGATACTGAAGTCGCACCTGGGAATTTTAGAGTAAAAGGAGATACGATTGATATCACTCCTGCATACTCTGAAGACATAGTTAGAATCTCTATGTTTGGAGATGAAATTGAAAAAATTGCCCTGCTTGATCACGTATCATTAAAAGAGAAAAAACAAATTTCACAAATGGTAGTTTTTCCTGCAAAACACTATCTCATTGCAAAAGATGTTAGCAAGAAAGCCGTAACGTCAATCAGAGCCGAACTAAAAAACCACTTGCCAAAGCTCAATGAGCTTGAAAAACAGCGACTTGAAATGAGGACAAACTATGATTTAGAAATGATTGAGGAGCTTGGTTACTGTTCTGGAATTGAAAATTATTCCAGACATTTTGATGGCAGAAAGGCAGGAGATAAAGCATTTTGCCTGATGGATTTTTTTGGCGATGACTATCTATTGGTAATTGACGAATCGCATGTCACGTTGCCCCAATTACATGGGATGTACAAGGGAGACTATTCTAGAAAAGACAAGCTTGTCACATACGGATTTCGGCTACCCAGTGCATACGATAACAGGCCATTAAAATTCGAAGAGTTTGAAGGGTATATCCGAAACACTGTCTTTGTTTCAGCGACTCCTTCTGAATATGAGAAAAAAATATCCTCAAAAATTGTTGAACAGCTGGTCAGACCTACTGGATTGCTTGATCCTCAAATTGAGATCAGGCCTACCAAAGATCAGATGGATGATCTAATTGGTGAAATCCACAAAAGATCTGCCAATTCTGAGCGTGTCTTGGTCACTACTTTGACCAAACGAATGGCTGAAGATTTGGCCGAATACCTCTCGAAAAAGCAAGTCAGAGTACGATACATGCATTCAGAAATTGAAGGATTGCAAAGAACTGAGATAATTAGGCAGCTACGTCTTGGCGAATTTGATGTTTTGGTTGGCATTAATTTTCTCAGGGAGGGTCTGGATATTCCTGAGGTTTCCTTAGTTGCAATCTTGGATGCTGACAAGGAAGGGTTTTTGAGAAACTTTACCAGCTTGATTCAAACATGTGGCCGTGCTGCAAGAAATGTGAATGGAACTGTGATTATGTATGCTGATCAGACTACCAAGTCGATGAAAAATACTATAAATGAAACTAAACGTCGTAGAGAAAAACAAATTCAATACAACAAAGAGAATGGAATTATCCCTAGAACCATTATAAAATCAGTTCCGCAACAAGAGATTGCTTTAGACGATTCAAAATTAAAATCAACACATGATCTTAGGACTGACATAATTGATTTGGACGCACAAATGAAAAAGTATTCTGAAGAGTTGGATTTCGAGCGTGCAATAGAGTGCAGAGATAAAATAAAACGGATAGAAAAGGAGATTGAATTTAAAAATGGTAGAAAATAA
- a CDS encoding pyridoxamine 5'-phosphate oxidase family protein, which yields MILVYNIIFMKYIVQLTGVLQIRSYEKVKEFLNEEHVGRISSIDENGFPQIISMNFVLLNDAIYMHSHVKGEKLDNISRNNMVGFEADRELEFLPSYFEHPTNASLADTLYISVVIKGMAFFVSDREEKTLALNGLMKKYQPEGRYDPIRSDMRVLDAVSVIKITPHTLHGKYKIGQHMKSESRMSLAQKILEKDSPTALQTLKIMGFEVTDDGLKMVDEPVW from the coding sequence ATGATCTTGGTTTATAACATTATTTTTATGAAGTATATTGTGCAGCTTACTGGCGTTCTTCAGATTAGATCATACGAAAAAGTAAAAGAGTTTCTCAACGAGGAGCATGTTGGACGTATATCTAGTATTGATGAAAACGGCTTTCCTCAAATAATCTCGATGAATTTTGTACTTCTAAACGATGCAATCTACATGCACTCTCACGTAAAGGGAGAAAAATTGGATAACATTTCTCGAAATAACATGGTTGGTTTTGAAGCTGACAGGGAATTGGAATTTTTACCCTCATATTTTGAACATCCGACTAATGCGTCTCTGGCTGATACGCTGTACATCAGTGTCGTAATCAAAGGAATGGCATTTTTTGTATCTGACAGGGAAGAAAAGACACTTGCTCTGAACGGACTGATGAAAAAATATCAGCCAGAGGGAAGGTATGATCCAATTCGATCTGATATGCGAGTTTTGGATGCTGTCAGTGTCATCAAAATTACCCCTCATACACTTCACGGGAAGTATAAGATCGGACAGCATATGAAGTCTGAAAGTCGGATGAGTCTTGCACAAAAAATCCTAGAGAAAGATTCTCCTACCGCATTGCAAACTTTGAAGATTATGGGTTTTGAGGTAACTGATGACGGGCTAAAAATGGTGGATGAACCTGTATGGTGA
- a CDS encoding LLM class flavin-dependent oxidoreductase: MHMTDKKIKFGIQNGLNVARAGYTEDQILTACMLADKTGYDSIFYMDHTNVPQWKNATVLDPWVMLSAIAAVTNNVELGTCVTDAIRRHPSNIALAAITLDRVSKGRAILGIGAGEAQNLKEFCIPFEKPVSKWAEQIETIHKLYESTPDNTVDYEGKYYQLKGACLQAPPIRKPHPPTYMASGGKRTLALTGKLGDGWLPIGYTPELFEDHAAQIKVSMDENNRTQEDKDNFQYALDIDVYFSEDAEASWARMKEAVKVSLFKPEILRVHGLKEIEGFDFVKYFTEYSMSDQSWIVKMREAATKIPDAVARSSTAVGTPEDMIPTFERFMDAGVNHFVIRFWGKNYFGSIDKFASHVMPALREKAKK; encoded by the coding sequence ATCCATATGACTGATAAAAAAATAAAATTCGGTATTCAAAACGGACTAAATGTTGCAAGAGCCGGATACACAGAAGATCAAATTTTGACGGCTTGCATGCTTGCCGACAAAACTGGATATGATTCTATTTTCTATATGGACCACACCAATGTACCACAGTGGAAAAATGCCACTGTTTTGGATCCTTGGGTTATGCTATCTGCAATTGCTGCAGTTACAAATAATGTTGAATTGGGAACGTGCGTTACTGATGCAATCAGAAGACATCCTTCAAACATTGCACTAGCTGCAATAACTCTTGACAGGGTCTCAAAAGGCAGAGCCATTTTGGGAATTGGTGCAGGTGAGGCTCAAAACCTGAAGGAATTTTGTATTCCGTTTGAAAAGCCCGTATCAAAATGGGCTGAACAAATTGAAACGATTCACAAGCTATACGAATCAACTCCTGACAATACTGTGGACTATGAAGGAAAATACTATCAGCTTAAGGGCGCATGTCTGCAGGCACCTCCTATTAGAAAACCACATCCACCTACCTACATGGCATCAGGTGGTAAACGTACACTTGCGTTAACTGGAAAACTCGGTGACGGATGGTTGCCAATTGGATATACTCCTGAACTCTTTGAAGATCATGCCGCACAAATCAAAGTTTCAATGGATGAGAACAACAGGACTCAGGAAGATAAGGACAACTTCCAATATGCACTTGATATTGATGTGTACTTTTCTGAAGATGCAGAAGCATCATGGGCACGAATGAAGGAAGCCGTAAAAGTTAGCTTGTTCAAGCCTGAAATCTTGAGAGTGCACGGATTAAAAGAAATTGAAGGATTTGATTTTGTCAAGTACTTTACAGAATATTCAATGTCTGATCAAAGTTGGATTGTAAAGATGCGAGAAGCTGCAACAAAAATACCTGATGCAGTGGCACGTTCATCTACCGCAGTTGGTACTCCTGAAGACATGATTCCAACCTTTGAGCGATTCATGGATGCCGGTGTTAATCACTTTGTAATTAGATTCTGGGGTAAGAACTACTTTGGCTCCATTGACAAGTTTGCAAGCCATGTAATGCCTGCACTCCGAGAAAAGGCCAAAAAATAG